Proteins encoded by one window of Centroberyx gerrardi isolate f3 chromosome 21, fCenGer3.hap1.cur.20231027, whole genome shotgun sequence:
- the LOC139917340 gene encoding ly6/PLAUR domain-containing protein 6-like → MMEPWPAVAWVLLLTNVADWLQTVQSRDFTRKDIILLHPSTTPHPGGFKCFTCQDAADNYECNRWAPDVYCPQDTSYCYTLHMMDDQGSSVSVTKRCVTLEDCLVTGCTDVIGDDGYQVCSSCCEGNICNLWVPTNESSAIFSTTSPLLSSTTRLLPATLSYIITSIITARHA, encoded by the exons ATGATGGAGCCCTGGCCAGCGGTGGCCTGGGTCCTGCTACTGACCAACGTCGCTGATTGGCTGCAAACCGTCCAGTCACGAGACTTCACCAGGAAGGACATCATCCTCCTGCATCCCTCAA CCACACCTCATCCTGGTGGATTCAAGTGCTTCACATGTCAAGATGCTGCAGATAACTATGAGTGTAATCGCTGGGCGCCGGACGTATACTGCCCACAAG ACACCAGCTACTGCTACACACTCCACATGATGGACGACCAGGGAAGCAGTGTGTCAGTGACCAAGCGCTGTGTGACCCTGGAGGACTGTCTGGTCACTGGCTGCACTGACGTCATCGGCGATGACGGCTACCAG GTCTGCTCTTCCTGCTGTGAGGGAAACATCTGTAACTTGTGGGTGCCGACAAACGAGAGCAGCGCCATTTTCTCCACCACCTCCCCTCTGCTCAGCTCCACCACAAGGCTCCTTCCTGCAACACTGAGCTACATCATCACCAGCATCATCACAGCTAGACATGCATGA